The following are encoded in a window of Anas platyrhynchos isolate ZD024472 breed Pekin duck chromosome 30, IASCAAS_PekinDuck_T2T, whole genome shotgun sequence genomic DNA:
- the LOC139999843 gene encoding olfactory receptor 10AG1-like, translated as MLLALIHVEKMPQRKGLDNHTTEPGFLLLGFSDHPCLPSVCFTVFLIIYLMVLTGNSLIMLITVMDSSLHNPMYFFLRNLSFLEICYTSTTLPKMLVAFLTGDGRISFLGCAAQLYFLIVLGSTEGLLLAAMAYDRYVAICDPLRYSLIMNGGFCMRLVVGAWMAVVPLQVGQTYQVFTLPFCASRDLHHFFCDVPPLLELACADTFCNQVTLHTIIFIFAVLPFSMIVISYSKIIRAILKMSSVLSRHKAFSTCSSHLGIVTLFYGSAMLVYFKRRSQDSADTDKYLALFYTVVTPVFNPVIYTLRNKEVRIALRRLLWRK; from the coding sequence ATGTTGTTGGCATTGATCCATGTGGAGAAAATGCCCCAGAGAAAAGGCTTGGATAATCACACCACTGAACCTGGATTTCTTCTTTTGGGATTTTCTGACCACCCTTGCCTACCCAGCGTGTGCTTCACAGTCTTCCTGATCATCTACCTCATGGTTCTCACTGGGAACAGCCTGATTATGCTCATCACAGTGATGGACTCAAGCCTCCACAACCCCATGTATTTCTTCCTGAGAAACCTGTCCTTCCTGGAGATCTGCTACACATCGACTACTCTACCAAAAATGTTGGTAGCTTTCCTGACGGGAGATGGCAGGATCTCCTTTCTTGGCTGTGCTGCCCAGCTGTATTTCTTGATCGTGCTGGGAAGCACTGaaggccttctcttggctgccatggcctatgaccgctacgtagCCATATGTGACCCCCTGCGCTACAGCCTCATCATGAATGGGGGGTTCTGCATGAGACTGGTAGTGGGGGCGTGGATGGCCGTCGTGCCACTACAAGTAGGACAGACCTATCAGGTGTTCACCTTGCCCTTCTGTGCATCCCGTGACCTTCATCACTTCTTCTGCGACGTCCCCCCTCTGTTGGAACTGGCCTGTGCAGACACTTTCTGCAACCAAGTGACCCTGCACACTATCATCTTCATATTTGCTGTCCTTCCCTTTTCCATGATAGTTATTTCTTACTCTAAAATTATCAGGGCAATTCTGAAAATGTCTTCAGTTCTGAGCAGacacaaagctttttccacCTGCTCCTCACACCTCGGGATTGTGACTCTCTTTTATGGCTCAGCCATGCTTGTGTACTTTAAACGCCGGTCACAGGACTCTGCAGACACTGACAAATACCTTGCCCTGTTTTACACAGTTGTGACCCCCGTGTTTAACCCAGTCATCTATACTCTGAGGAACAAGGAAGTTAGAATTGCCCTGAGAAGACTCCTGTGGAGAAAGTGA
- the LOC119715791 gene encoding olfactory receptor 14J1-like, which translates to MSYDRYVAICKPLHYGSLLGSRACAQMAAAAWGSGVLYALLHTANSFSLPLCGGNTLDQFFCEIPQVLKLSCTDSYLREVWLLLAGFCLAFVCFVFIILSYVQIFRAVLRMPSEQGRHKAFSTCLPHLFVVSLFLSTGFFAYLKPPSISSPSLDLVVAVLYSVLPPVFNPLIYSMRNEELKRAIRKVITWIFLKMDTFFTFLHK; encoded by the coding sequence atgtcctatgaccgctacgttgccatctgcaagcccctgcactacgggagcctcctgggcagcagagcttgtgcccagatggcagcagctgcctggggcagtggggttctctatGCTTTGTTACACACTGCCAAttcattttccctgcccctctgtggAGGAAAtaccctggaccagttcttctgtgaaatcccccaggtcctcaagctctcctgcacagactcctacctcagggaagtttgGCTTCTACTGGCTGGTTTCTGTTTAgcatttgtctgttttgttttcatcatactgtcctatgtgcagatcttcagggctgtgttgAGGATGCCTTCTGAgcagggacggcacaaagccttttccacttgcCTCCCCCACCTctttgtggtctccctgtttctcagcactggcttttttgcctacctgaagcccccgtccatctcctccccatcactggatctggtggtggcagttctcTATTCAGTCTTGCCCCCAGTATTCAATCctctcatctacagcatgagaaacgAGGAGCTCAAGCGTGCTATCAGGAAAGTGATTACATGGATTTTTCTTAAGATGGATacctttttcacttttcttcacaaatga